In the genome of Geoalkalibacter ferrihydriticus DSM 17813, the window GCCCCAGTACCATGGCCGTCATGTCATCGCGCATGGTATCGGCTTGTCCGGCCACTTCGATCATCTGATAAAAGATGTTAAAGGTCTGCTCAGCGGCGGGCTGCATCACATCGGTGAACAGCCGCTGGGCATCGGCACGATTGTTGGCTTGCATGGCCTTACGGATATCGACCACAACATGGTGGAAGCGATCATGACTGGCGCGGACATCGGTAAGAAGCCGGCGAATATCGGGATTTTGCGTGCTATAGTTGGCCAACCAGCGACCAAAATTACAGGTTGTCGGGTCATTTCCCCCCTGCATGGTGTGGTCACTCATGATCAGGTTGGCAACATTGAGTTGGACGGCATAATGATCGCCACGAAAGCGCTGCAGACTGGAGACCAACTCCCCCGGGTCAAGAATGTCCAACGCTTCAAAGCGCTGGTTGTGTTGGCGCCATTGCTCATCAAGGCGTCGCCAGTCGGCCAATTGCCGTTCAAATTCGCTGCTTAGGCGGTCCTCTTCAGCCGTCGCAGGCAACTCCATAAAACGGGCCCAGGTTTGATCGAGTTTTTGCCAGCTTTCGTTTAACTCGGTCAGATATAGCTGCCGCTGCTCCAGGTTGATGCGCTCGGTCATCATGGTGCGATGAACCAGCATGATTTCTTCCATGATCAGTTCTGTCTCCAGCAGCCTTTCGATAC includes:
- a CDS encoding methyl-accepting chemotaxis protein encodes the protein MKNLKLGVKLTCGFVLVALITLAVGIIGWRGIDTLDGHLTEVGEVRLPSIERLLETELIMEEIMLVHRTMMTERINLEQRQLYLTELNESWQKLDQTWARFMELPATAEEDRLSSEFERQLADWRRLDEQWRQHNQRFEALDILDPGELVSSLQRFRGDHYAVQLNVANLIMSDHTMQGGNDPTTCNFGRWLANYSTQNPDIRRLLTDVRASHDRFHHVVVDIRKAMQANNRADAQRLFTDVMQPAAEQTFNIFYQMIEVAGQADTMRDDMTAMVLGPMYTEAREAMGVLEELIHINEGIASNAVAQARTDAIRAEIMAASGAVLGVILALGLGFILTRIITRPIIKGVAFAEGIAEGDLSQQLDIDQKDEIGQLASALNNMVEKLRDVVSDVRGSSDNVAAG